A single Arcobacter sp. FWKO B DNA region contains:
- a CDS encoding WD40 repeat domain-containing protein, producing MKKIIVLIIALSVCLFAQKEVLPTQTYIASGDVQDIVLDGELLYIATDVSKVDIYNINTNEMIKHIEIPKIKDFMGQDINAKIYSVDVLDGMVMFVSEGESGYRNLWIYTDEKLSQIINIQSKYFMRKAKFVDNSHILIALLTNDHILYDWKNKKAIYTTQLSTSSFSDFKLSEDKLTFVSSDESGIVRKVNTKSSRVLESYDGQNVDRVYQLDYKQGVILTAGQDRRAVVYKPYSSYYLQFDFLLYSCALSPSAKLVAVAYNIENDVLVYEVDSKNRLYSLTGARATITNILFINENEILVSSDSKQINYYKLK from the coding sequence ATGAAAAAAATAATTGTTCTAATCATTGCATTAAGTGTTTGTTTATTTGCACAAAAAGAGGTGTTACCTACACAAACATATATTGCAAGTGGTGATGTTCAAGATATAGTTTTAGATGGTGAGCTACTATATATTGCTACTGATGTTAGTAAAGTAGATATTTATAATATCAATACAAATGAGATGATTAAGCATATTGAAATACCAAAAATCAAAGACTTTATGGGGCAAGATATAAATGCAAAAATATATTCTGTTGATGTATTAGATGGTATGGTTATGTTTGTTAGTGAGGGTGAATCTGGATATAGAAATTTATGGATATATACAGATGAAAAACTTAGTCAAATCATAAATATTCAAAGTAAATATTTTATGAGAAAAGCAAAGTTTGTAGATAATTCTCACATTTTAATAGCTCTTTTAACAAATGACCATATTTTATATGATTGGAAAAATAAAAAAGCTATATATACAACACAGCTTAGTACTTCATCGTTTTCTGATTTTAAATTAAGTGAAGACAAACTTACATTTGTAAGTAGCGATGAGAGTGGAATAGTAAGAAAAGTAAATACAAAAAGTAGTAGGGTACTAGAGTCTTATGATGGACAAAATGTTGATAGGGTATATCAGTTAGATTATAAGCAAGGGGTTATTTTAACAGCTGGTCAAGATAGAAGAGCAGTAGTATATAAGCCGTATAGTTCTTACTACTTACAATTTGATTTTTTACTTTATAGTTGTGCATTAAGTCCTAGTGCAAAACTAGTAGCTGTTGCTTATAATATAGAAAATGATGTGTTAGTTTATGAAGTTGATTCAAAAAATAGACTTTATTCACTTACTGGTGCTAGAGCAACTATAACAAATATTTTATTTATTAACGAAAATGAAATATTAGTAAGTAGTGATAGTAAACAGATTAATTATTATAAATTAAAATAA
- a CDS encoding ferredoxin-type protein NapF, with the protein MHTNNSRRELFSSLASLGREKKEIKKVVVRPPYFENKDDFYKECASCDGVCASFCQEHIILFGDDKTPYLDFTVSGCTYCDECAKACPKGVLKLDSKKKVDVKFTIDILKCISWNQTMCFSCKDPCLENAIKFLGMFRPEINSQLCTNCGFCVKVCPTNAIIVGGD; encoded by the coding sequence TTGCATACTAATAATAGTAGAAGAGAGCTTTTTAGCTCTCTTGCTTCCTTAGGAAGAGAAAAAAAAGAGATCAAAAAGGTAGTGGTAAGACCGCCTTATTTTGAAAATAAAGATGATTTTTACAAAGAGTGTGCAAGTTGTGATGGAGTGTGTGCCTCTTTTTGTCAAGAACATATAATTCTTTTTGGTGATGATAAAACTCCATATTTGGATTTTACAGTTAGTGGGTGTACTTATTGTGATGAGTGTGCAAAAGCTTGCCCAAAAGGTGTTCTAAAACTTGATAGTAAGAAAAAGGTTGATGTGAAATTTACAATAGATATACTAAAATGTATTAGTTGGAACCAAACAATGTGCTTTTCATGTAAAGACCCATGTTTAGAGAATGCTATTAAATTTTTAGGTATGTTTAGACCTGAAATAAATAGTCAACTTTGCACAAATTGTGGTTTTTGTGTAAAAGTTTGTCCAACAAATGCTATTATAGTTGGTGGAGATTAG
- a CDS encoding nitrate reductase cytochrome c-type subunit: MLKLRTLKLGLSVAVVGMLVAVYSNAADTTNKSKVAESVKPKYAAEDIGLRNTSVYDETKTVSNKTNYRTDVPGSGNKIKRAYQDAPPMIPHDVEGMMEITRDNNQCISCHIPAVAESMGATPIPDSHFMDFRPRHQLVNGEFKKVADNMKNEVSIKKLDDLASARFNCAACHAPQSQGDAPLNVFEPDFIDKDGTAKSNWTGDRLLEGLNTVAY; this comes from the coding sequence ATGTTAAAGCTTAGAACATTAAAGCTAGGACTAAGTGTAGCTGTAGTCGGTATGTTGGTGGCAGTATATTCAAATGCAGCAGATACAACAAACAAATCAAAAGTAGCTGAGTCTGTAAAACCAAAATATGCAGCTGAAGATATAGGTTTAAGAAATACTAGTGTTTATGATGAAACTAAAACAGTTTCAAATAAAACTAACTATAGAACTGATGTTCCTGGAAGTGGTAATAAAATTAAAAGAGCATACCAAGATGCTCCACCTATGATACCACATGATGTGGAAGGTATGATGGAAATTACAAGAGATAACAATCAATGTATTAGTTGTCATATTCCTGCTGTTGCAGAGTCTATGGGAGCTACTCCAATTCCTGATTCACATTTTATGGATTTTAGACCTAGACATCAGCTAGTAAATGGTGAGTTTAAAAAAGTTGCTGACAATATGAAAAATGAAGTTTCTATTAAAAAGCTTGATGATTTAGCATCAGCTAGATTTAACTGTGCAGCTTGCCATGCACCACAAAGCCAAGGTGATGCACCTCTTAATGTTTTTGAACCTGATTTCATAGACAAAGATGGTACTGCAAAATCTAACTGGACTGGTGATAGATTATTGGAAGGTTTAAATACCGTTGCATACTAA
- the napH gene encoding quinol dehydrogenase ferredoxin subunit NapH, whose product MTNFLYKHRFLFLRRITQVSILFLYLSANIWGWNILVGNLSSSLVLGVVPLSDPLAVLQMLAAGAIIAIDIIIGALIILSFYFLVGGRVFCSWVCPVNMITDLSNYIRRKTGLNKIQKRQPATRDIRYWVLGLTLVISFLLGITAFEFISPIGMVHRGIIFGLGFGWAAMLVIFLFDLFVLKNGWCGHICPLGGFYSLVGKYSLIRVDHKEDKCTLCMKCKEVCPESQVLFMVGKSSEQILSGECTNCGRCVEVCDDDALNFSLKRFYEENKNVKA is encoded by the coding sequence ATGACTAATTTTTTATATAAGCATCGATTCCTCTTTTTAAGAAGAATTACACAAGTTTCTATATTGTTTTTGTATCTAAGTGCAAATATTTGGGGTTGGAATATATTAGTAGGAAACCTAAGCTCATCATTAGTACTTGGTGTTGTTCCTTTGTCTGATCCACTTGCAGTTTTACAAATGTTAGCTGCTGGGGCAATTATAGCGATTGATATTATTATTGGTGCTTTGATTATACTCTCTTTTTATTTTCTTGTTGGTGGTAGAGTTTTTTGTTCATGGGTTTGTCCAGTTAATATGATTACAGATTTGAGTAATTATATTAGAAGAAAAACTGGACTTAACAAAATCCAAAAAAGACAGCCAGCTACTAGAGATATAAGATATTGGGTATTGGGGCTTACTTTAGTGATATCATTTTTGCTTGGAATTACAGCGTTTGAGTTTATTTCTCCAATTGGTATGGTTCATAGAGGTATAATCTTTGGATTAGGTTTTGGATGGGCAGCAATGCTTGTAATTTTCTTATTTGATTTGTTCGTTCTAAAAAATGGTTGGTGTGGTCATATTTGTCCTTTGGGTGGATTTTATTCACTAGTTGGCAAGTATAGTTTAATAAGAGTAGATCATAAAGAAGATAAGTGTACCCTTTGCATGAAATGTAAAGAAGTGTGTCCAGAGAGTCAAGTATTATTTATGGTTGGAAAATCAAGTGAGCAAATACTTAGTGGCGAATGTACAAACTGTGGTAGATGTGTTGAAGTATGTGATGATGATGCTCTTAATTTTTCATTAAAAAGATTTTATGAGGAGAATAAAAATGTTAAAGCTTAG
- the napG gene encoding ferredoxin-type protein NapG — protein MNEQNNSRREFLLNITRGAGLAALGGLVWSAYVDEATANSLLLRPPGAISEDDFLKTCIKCGMCVLACPFDTLKLAKPGDNRPLGTPYFIARDIPCYMCPDIPCVPVCPTKALDENLVSTDGKLDINKAQMGVAVVDSLNCIAFWGIQCDACYRACPLLGEAIFVEYSKNERTGKHAFLKPVVNYDICTGCGLCEKACVTEKASITVLPRETVLGRAGDYYIKGWDKGDEARLESATSQTTKTEISKQKAVDSLNDMGGLLDD, from the coding sequence ATGAATGAGCAAAACAATTCAAGAAGAGAATTCTTACTAAATATCACTAGAGGGGCAGGACTTGCAGCTTTAGGTGGGCTTGTGTGGAGTGCTTATGTAGATGAAGCAACAGCAAACTCATTACTGCTTCGCCCTCCTGGAGCAATAAGTGAGGATGACTTTTTAAAAACTTGTATAAAGTGTGGAATGTGTGTTTTAGCGTGTCCTTTTGATACTCTAAAGTTAGCAAAACCTGGAGATAACCGTCCATTAGGAACTCCATATTTTATAGCAAGAGATATACCTTGTTATATGTGTCCAGACATTCCTTGTGTGCCAGTATGTCCAACAAAAGCTTTAGATGAAAATCTTGTAAGTACTGATGGAAAACTCGATATAAACAAAGCACAAATGGGTGTGGCAGTAGTTGATAGTTTAAATTGTATTGCCTTTTGGGGCATACAGTGTGATGCTTGCTATAGAGCTTGTCCACTTTTGGGAGAGGCTATATTTGTAGAGTATAGTAAAAACGAAAGAACAGGTAAACATGCATTTTTAAAACCTGTTGTTAACTATGATATTTGTACTGGATGTGGGCTTTGTGAAAAAGCTTGTGTTACAGAAAAAGCATCTATTACTGTGCTCCCTAGAGAAACTGTTTTAGGTCGTGCTGGTGATTATTATATCAAAGGTTGGGATAAAGGTGATGAAGCAAGGCTAGAAAGTGCAACAAGCCAAACAACAAAAACTGAAATAAGTAAACAAAAGGCTGTGGATTCACTTAATGATATGGGAGGATTGTTAGATGACTAA
- the napA gene encoding nitrate reductase catalytic subunit NapA produces the protein MSLNRRDFLKSSAAASAAAAVGMTVPSSLSAQASAAEAGWRWDKAACRFCGTGCGIMLATKDGKIVAVKGDPAAPVNRGLNCIKGYFNAKIMYGADRLKTPLLRVNNKGEFDKNGKFAPVSWKRAFDEMEKHIKIALKHSGPEGVGVFASGQYTIMEGYAALKMMKGGFRSNAIDPNARHCMASAVVGFYQTFGIDEPAGCYDDIELTDTVVAWGSNMAEMHPILWSRVTDRKLSDPDRVKIVSIQTYTHRTSDIADIEIIFTPNTDIALWNYIAHEIVYNHPEAIDWDFVNKHIVFCSQPVNIGYGMRRSTDKSIKEGKYSALEMQTVSKEMKTTVSATEGPALEPFGYKAGDTMEHTPAGLRHWEISFEEYKKFLAPYTLDYVAKISKGDPDEDLEQFKGKLKALANLYIEKGRKVVSFWTMGMNQHTRGTWCNTLSYNVHFLLNKQSVPGSGAFSLTGQPSACGTAREVGTFTHRLPADMMSENPKHRKITEDVWGVPEGTLNPIGNQHIMKIHRDIEDGFMKFAWVNVCNPYQDTASATHWIKAAREMDNFIVTSDGYPGISAKVSDLILPSAMIYEKWGGYGNAERRTQLWRQQVVPVGDAMSDTWQWLELSKRFTVGDLWGEWTLRDGTKLPSVIEKAKAMGYNEKTTMFDILFANKKARSYKLDQNDPIQKGYDNSEGYGDSRNVIGSDGQVFKGYGFFIQKYLFEEYAYFGRGHAHDLADFDTYHKVRGLKWPVVDGKETQWRFNTKYDPYAKKYGAETGHTEFAYYGELAKALPFGDLKGVTEKDPKSLKNKAKIFARPYMDYPETPDKDFPVWLSTGRVLEHWHSGTMTMRVPELYRAVPEALCYMHPQDAEKFGVKQGEHCWVESRRGKVKARVETRGRNRPPRGLVYVPWFDEKVFINKVCLDATCPLSFQTDFKKCAVKVYKA, from the coding sequence ATGTCTTTAAATCGTAGAGATTTTTTGAAAAGTTCAGCAGCCGCTAGTGCAGCAGCAGCTGTAGGTATGACAGTTCCTAGCAGTTTAAGTGCTCAGGCTAGTGCAGCAGAGGCTGGATGGAGATGGGATAAGGCAGCTTGTAGATTTTGTGGTACAGGGTGTGGGATCATGCTTGCTACAAAAGATGGTAAGATAGTTGCTGTAAAAGGTGACCCAGCAGCTCCAGTAAATAGAGGGCTTAACTGTATTAAGGGTTATTTTAATGCAAAAATTATGTATGGTGCTGATAGATTAAAAACACCACTTCTAAGAGTAAATAACAAAGGTGAGTTTGATAAAAATGGTAAGTTTGCTCCAGTATCTTGGAAAAGAGCATTTGATGAGATGGAAAAACATATCAAAATTGCACTTAAACATAGCGGACCTGAAGGTGTTGGTGTATTTGCTTCTGGGCAATATACTATTATGGAAGGTTATGCAGCATTAAAAATGATGAAAGGTGGATTTAGATCAAACGCAATTGATCCAAATGCAAGACACTGTATGGCAAGTGCCGTTGTTGGTTTTTACCAAACATTTGGTATAGATGAGCCAGCAGGATGTTATGATGATATTGAGCTTACAGATACAGTTGTAGCTTGGGGTTCAAATATGGCAGAAATGCACCCGATTTTATGGTCAAGGGTAACAGATAGAAAGTTAAGTGATCCAGATCGTGTAAAAATTGTAAGTATTCAAACTTATACACACAGAACTAGTGATATTGCGGATATTGAAATTATTTTTACACCAAATACAGATATTGCATTATGGAATTATATAGCTCATGAGATAGTTTATAATCATCCAGAAGCAATAGATTGGGACTTTGTAAATAAACATATAGTATTTTGTTCACAACCTGTAAATATTGGTTATGGTATGAGAAGATCAACTGATAAGTCTATCAAAGAGGGCAAATATAGTGCCTTAGAGATGCAAACAGTAAGCAAAGAGATGAAAACTACTGTTTCAGCTACAGAAGGTCCAGCTCTTGAGCCGTTTGGTTATAAAGCAGGTGACACTATGGAGCATACTCCAGCAGGTCTTAGACACTGGGAAATCTCTTTTGAAGAGTATAAAAAATTTCTTGCTCCTTATACACTTGACTATGTTGCAAAAATATCTAAAGGTGATCCAGATGAAGATTTGGAACAATTTAAAGGTAAATTAAAAGCGTTAGCAAATCTTTATATCGAAAAAGGTAGAAAAGTAGTAAGTTTCTGGACAATGGGTATGAACCAACATACAAGAGGAACATGGTGTAATACTTTATCATATAATGTTCACTTTTTATTAAACAAACAATCAGTTCCAGGAAGTGGAGCATTTTCTCTTACAGGGCAACCAAGTGCTTGTGGAACAGCTAGAGAGGTTGGCACATTTACACATAGACTTCCAGCAGATATGATGAGTGAAAATCCAAAACATAGAAAAATTACTGAAGATGTTTGGGGTGTACCAGAAGGAACATTAAATCCTATTGGAAATCAACATATCATGAAAATCCACAGAGATATCGAAGATGGATTTATGAAATTTGCTTGGGTAAATGTATGTAACCCATACCAAGATACTGCAAGTGCAACTCACTGGATAAAAGCAGCTAGAGAGATGGATAACTTTATAGTTACATCAGATGGATATCCTGGAATTAGTGCAAAAGTATCTGACCTTATCTTACCATCAGCTATGATTTATGAAAAATGGGGTGGATATGGTAATGCTGAAAGAAGAACGCAACTATGGAGACAACAAGTTGTTCCTGTAGGTGATGCGATGAGTGATACATGGCAATGGCTAGAGTTATCAAAAAGATTTACTGTTGGTGATTTATGGGGTGAATGGACACTTAGAGATGGAACAAAACTTCCAAGTGTTATTGAAAAAGCAAAAGCTATGGGATATAATGAAAAAACAACAATGTTTGACATCCTTTTTGCTAATAAAAAAGCTAGAAGTTATAAGTTAGATCAAAATGATCCTATTCAAAAAGGGTATGATAACTCTGAAGGTTACGGAGATAGCAGAAATGTTATTGGAAGTGATGGACAAGTATTTAAAGGTTATGGTTTCTTTATTCAAAAATATCTATTTGAAGAGTATGCATACTTTGGAAGAGGACACGCTCATGACCTTGCAGACTTTGACACTTACCACAAAGTTAGAGGACTTAAATGGCCAGTTGTTGATGGTAAAGAGACACAATGGAGATTTAATACAAAATATGACCCATATGCAAAAAAATATGGAGCAGAAACAGGACACACAGAATTTGCATATTATGGTGAACTTGCAAAAGCATTACCATTTGGTGATTTAAAAGGTGTAACAGAAAAAGATCCTAAATCACTTAAAAATAAAGCAAAAATATTTGCTAGACCATATATGGATTATCCAGAAACTCCAGATAAGGATTTCCCAGTTTGGTTAAGTACTGGTAGGGTTTTAGAACACTGGCATAGTGGTACAATGACTATGAGGGTTCCTGAACTTTATCGTGCAGTTCCAGAAGCACTATGTTATATGCACCCACAAGATGCAGAAAAATTTGGTGTAAAACAAGGTGAACATTGTTGGGTAGAAAGTAGAAGAGGAAAAGTTAAAGCAAGAGTTGAAACAAGAGGTAGAAATAGACCACCAAGAGGTCTTGTATATGTGCCTTGGTTTGATGAAAAAGTTTTCATCAATAAAGTTTGTCTTGATGCAACTTGCCCATTATCTTTCCAAACTGACTTTAAAAAATGTGCAGTTAAAGTATATAAAGCTTAA
- a CDS encoding type IV pili methyl-accepting chemotaxis transducer N-terminal domain-containing protein has translation MKMVKITSKIKFIISVLSVIIIVVGAVTIYLNHKTQKDSNVINIAGKQRMLTQKIAKDIFLCDKFFLASSKDLENAIHEFETSLNDLIKGNEKKGIYAPPSEDIESSLLLIQKNWLDFMEDIKIYREKKEFYTKNKENLIYKNQELLEKSDMLVRKMITLNLDGSYIDRSGKQRMLTQKMAFHISSFISNRSSFDFKSFYEAMDNYEKTLLVFSQDSTIKSNVELYDIVNDISALFEEFKKDSYQFVDNELALDKILDKIALKNVMLLDSMDEIVTSYSNYSKAQRNFLQNFQYIATILAIIFIIYSFVLVNDIQRLFHKFLSHSKDISNITTPNQPVMFAEDEPTDELSVASKHIDTFANNINDIIAEANKALEDSKKAIEKLANISQTEVDFENIEDKNIKKALDTSEDIAIQSLQDLANTANMLKKLQQNFNSLNK, from the coding sequence ATGAAAATGGTTAAAATTACATCAAAAATAAAATTTATAATCTCTGTATTATCAGTTATTATTATAGTAGTTGGTGCAGTTACAATATATTTAAACCACAAAACACAAAAAGATTCAAATGTGATAAATATAGCTGGGAAACAAAGAATGCTAACACAAAAAATAGCAAAAGATATTTTCTTGTGTGATAAGTTTTTTTTAGCATCATCAAAGGATTTGGAAAATGCAATACATGAGTTTGAAACTTCTTTAAATGACTTAATAAAAGGTAATGAAAAAAAAGGGATTTATGCACCTCCAAGTGAGGATATTGAGTCAAGTTTGTTGTTAATCCAAAAAAATTGGTTAGATTTTATGGAAGATATCAAAATTTACAGAGAGAAAAAAGAGTTTTACACTAAAAATAAAGAAAATTTGATATACAAAAATCAAGAGTTATTAGAAAAATCGGATATGTTAGTTAGAAAAATGATTACTTTAAATCTTGATGGTTCATATATAGATAGAAGTGGTAAGCAAAGAATGCTTACACAAAAAATGGCATTTCACATAAGTAGTTTTATCTCAAATAGAAGTAGTTTTGATTTTAAAAGTTTTTATGAAGCAATGGATAATTATGAAAAAACTTTACTGGTATTTTCACAAGATAGCACTATAAAGTCAAATGTAGAGTTATATGATATAGTAAATGATATTTCAGCATTATTTGAGGAGTTTAAAAAAGATTCATACCAATTTGTAGATAATGAATTAGCACTAGATAAAATCTTGGATAAAATAGCGTTAAAAAATGTAATGTTATTAGATAGTATGGATGAAATTGTAACTTCATATTCAAACTATTCAAAAGCACAAAGAAACTTTTTACAAAACTTTCAATACATTGCTACTATATTAGCAATAATATTTATAATATACTCTTTTGTTCTTGTTAATGATATTCAAAGATTATTTCATAAATTTTTATCACATTCAAAAGATATTTCAAATATTACAACTCCAAATCAGCCTGTAATGTTTGCTGAAGATGAACCAACAGATGAATTAAGTGTTGCGTCAAAACATATTGATACATTTGCAAACAATATAAATGATATCATTGCTGAAGCAAATAAAGCTTTAGAAGATTCAAAAAAAGCAATAGAAAAACTTGCAAATATTTCCCAAACTGAAGTAGATTTTGAAAATATAGAAGATAAAAATATCAAAAAAGCACTTGATACAAGTGAAGATATAGCTATTCAATCTCTTCAAGATTTGGCAAATACAGCAAATATGCTCAAAAAACTACAACAAAACTTCAATAGTTTGAATAAGTAG
- a CDS encoding Crp/Fnr family transcriptional regulator, with protein sequence MAISSEYFENHQLFFDLSTEEIDLLAQVTTLKKFYTGNILYYEKDKQDSIYYLASGSLKIYKVDRLDNEIFMYNINKGSLISEITDLDGNIGCFANAEFTKDSEVLVFDYSTFKDIFSTNNKFLLNLIKEFAKKTKMLQCIINREIVFDGTAKVAFMLAHDLESFNSLKKGEIAYMLNIQPETLSRILNKLFRNNYIQNDGQNIKIVDLDGLKSCYE encoded by the coding sequence TTGGCTATTTCAAGTGAATATTTTGAAAATCATCAGCTATTTTTTGATTTAAGTACTGAAGAGATTGATCTACTTGCTCAAGTCACTACATTAAAAAAGTTTTATACAGGCAATATTTTATATTATGAAAAAGATAAGCAAGATAGTATATATTACCTTGCAAGTGGAAGTTTGAAGATATACAAAGTTGATAGACTTGATAATGAAATTTTTATGTATAATATCAACAAAGGTAGCTTAATATCTGAAATAACAGATTTAGATGGTAATATAGGTTGTTTTGCAAATGCAGAATTTACAAAAGATAGTGAAGTATTAGTATTTGATTATTCTACATTTAAAGACATTTTTTCTACTAATAATAAGTTTTTATTAAATCTTATTAAAGAATTTGCAAAAAAAACTAAGATGTTACAGTGTATAATAAATCGTGAAATAGTTTTTGATGGTACTGCAAAAGTTGCATTTATGCTAGCACATGACTTAGAAAGCTTTAATAGCCTAAAAAAAGGTGAAATAGCATATATGTTAAATATTCAGCCTGAAACTCTCTCTAGGATACTTAACAAACTTTTTAGAAACAATTATATACAAAATGATGGACAAAATATTAAAATAGTAGATTTAGATGGGTTGAAATCTTGCTATGAATAA
- a CDS encoding nitrous oxide-stimulated promoter family protein, which produces MTVEKFHTEVMTLKRFFETYCTSKHHNSSSHYILVEYKGQKFKYDFNLCDDSFELITYAIEKLLECPHEIKPRCRSCPSPCYEKSKYKDVAKIMKYSGIKLGLSRIKKIFVDI; this is translated from the coding sequence ATGACTGTAGAAAAATTCCATACAGAGGTAATGACTTTAAAAAGATTTTTTGAAACTTATTGCACTAGTAAGCATCATAATAGCTCAAGCCACTATATACTAGTAGAGTATAAAGGACAAAAATTTAAATATGACTTTAATCTTTGTGATGACTCCTTTGAGCTTATAACATACGCTATAGAGAAGCTTTTAGAGTGTCCTCATGAAATAAAACCAAGATGTAGAAGCTGCCCATCTCCTTGCTATGAAAAATCAAAATATAAAGATGTTGCTAAGATAATGAAATATAGTGGTATTAAACTAGGGCTTTCTAGAATCAAAAAAATTTTTGTTGATATTTAA
- a CDS encoding cytochrome C, with protein MKNILLILFLYLNLYSSEFSKTLFEGNCLACHNIKTELSAPSVIEFKSAYMDLFPKKTDFIDFMSMWVYEPDEHTAFMPDAIRRYGLMPELGYDLEMLRDIAEYIYDTDFSNQ; from the coding sequence ATGAAAAATATTTTATTAATATTGTTTTTATACTTAAATCTTTATAGTTCAGAATTCTCAAAAACACTGTTTGAGGGCAATTGTCTAGCTTGTCACAATATTAAAACTGAGCTATCTGCACCATCTGTGATAGAATTTAAAAGTGCATATATGGATTTATTTCCTAAAAAAACTGACTTTATCGACTTTATGTCAATGTGGGTATATGAACCAGATGAACATACAGCTTTTATGCCTGATGCCATAAGAAGGTATGGACTTATGCCTGAACTTGGCTATGATTTGGAAATGTTAAGAGATATAGCTGAATATATCTATGATACTGACTTTAGCAATCAATAG
- a CDS encoding MOSC domain-containing protein translates to MDAKVVSLQVGKVKNYGSKESKDFISKYWESGSFKEPTQDDIWASKLGLLGDEVADKIHHGGVDKAIFANSYENYPTWAKFLGEESLPFGALAENLTISYLHESSVCIGDIHKIGSAILQVSQPRKPCWKISRKWKNQDFTNEIYISGLTGWYYRVLEEGAISANNEVCVLEQDPQRISILTSNIAYTNPIKYQEILENILKIKSLALSYEASIHKRLNGSANLDYMKL, encoded by the coding sequence ATGGATGCAAAAGTAGTTTCTCTTCAAGTTGGTAAAGTCAAAAATTATGGTTCTAAAGAAAGTAAAGATTTTATCTCAAAATATTGGGAAAGTGGTTCTTTTAAAGAACCAACACAAGATGATATATGGGCTAGTAAATTGGGATTGTTGGGTGATGAAGTAGCTGATAAAATTCATCATGGTGGCGTAGACAAAGCAATATTTGCAAATAGTTACGAAAACTATCCTACTTGGGCTAAGTTTTTAGGAGAAGAGTCACTCCCTTTTGGAGCTCTTGCTGAAAATCTTACAATCTCTTATTTACATGAAAGTAGCGTATGTATAGGTGATATTCACAAAATAGGCTCAGCAATACTACAAGTATCACAGCCAAGAAAACCTTGCTGGAAAATCTCTCGTAAATGGAAAAATCAAGATTTCACAAATGAAATTTATATTAGTGGACTAACTGGATGGTATTATAGAGTTTTAGAAGAAGGTGCCATATCAGCTAATAATGAAGTATGCGTACTTGAACAAGATCCACAAAGAATATCTATTTTAACATCAAATATCGCATATACAAATCCAATAAAATACCAAGAAATACTAGAAAATATCCTAAAGATAAAATCTTTGGCTCTTTCTTATGAAGCAAGTATCCATAAAAGGCTCAATGGAAGTGCTAATCTTGATTATATGAAACTTTAA